One part of the Caproiciproducens sp. CPB-2 genome encodes these proteins:
- a CDS encoding PTS fructose transporter subunit EIIC, whose amino-acid sequence MNDLKELMKNTKQHLMSGVSYMIPFVVAGGVLLALSVLLFGSAAVPTEGTILYDIFQIGSAGLGLMVPILSGFIAYSMADRPGLAPGIIGGYLASQIGAGFLGGIVSGLLTGILVFYLKKIKVPPVMRSVMPIFVIPLVGTFVIGGLMEWVIGKPIAALMVAMKSGLDSMGTGNALLLAVILGLMIAFDMGGPVNKVAYSFGVAMVGTIDPTTNMATPIALKIMACIGVAICVPPIGMGVASILRPKKYTSEEREAGKAGILMGLIGITEGAIPFAAADPLRVIPSIMVGSCAGSVVAMLLGAQNPAPWGGWIVLPVASGRLGYIIGTLVGVAITAFMVNLLKKEVTEKTKLQGADGKQDNEIELDIS is encoded by the coding sequence ATGAATGATCTGAAGGAACTGATGAAAAACACCAAACAGCATTTGATGAGCGGTGTTTCTTACATGATCCCATTTGTTGTTGCCGGCGGCGTCCTTCTGGCCCTTTCAGTTTTACTGTTTGGATCTGCAGCCGTCCCAACAGAGGGCACTATATTATACGACATATTCCAAATTGGCTCTGCCGGATTGGGGCTGATGGTTCCGATCCTTTCCGGCTTTATTGCGTATTCAATGGCGGACAGACCCGGCCTTGCTCCAGGTATAATCGGCGGCTATCTGGCATCGCAGATTGGCGCGGGTTTTCTCGGGGGCATTGTCTCCGGCCTGCTTACGGGTATTCTTGTTTTCTATTTAAAGAAGATTAAAGTACCTCCCGTGATGCGTTCCGTGATGCCGATTTTTGTTATTCCGTTGGTTGGCACGTTTGTCATCGGAGGATTGATGGAATGGGTCATTGGGAAACCTATTGCCGCGCTGATGGTTGCCATGAAATCCGGACTGGATAGCATGGGCACAGGAAATGCTTTATTGCTGGCTGTAATTCTTGGCCTGATGATCGCATTTGATATGGGTGGACCGGTAAATAAGGTCGCGTACAGTTTTGGCGTCGCAATGGTTGGGACGATAGATCCGACAACCAATATGGCAACCCCTATCGCACTCAAGATCATGGCGTGTATCGGTGTTGCTATCTGTGTTCCGCCGATCGGTATGGGCGTAGCTTCCATTTTAAGGCCTAAGAAGTACACCAGCGAAGAGCGGGAAGCCGGAAAAGCCGGAATCCTGATGGGACTCATCGGAATTACGGAGGGCGCCATCCCCTTTGCAGCCGCTGATCCCCTAAGGGTTATTCCGTCTATTATGGTTGGCTCATGTGCGGGGTCCGTTGTGGCAATGCTGCTTGGAGCGCAAAATCCGGCACCATGGGGAGGCTGGATTGTCTTGCCGGTTGCATCGGGAAGGTTGGGCTATATAATTGGTACCCTTGTAGGCGTCGCAATTACGGCTTTCATGGTCAATCTTCTAAAGAAAGAGGTTACGGAGAAAACAAAATTGCAAGGAGCCGATGGGAAACAGGATAACGAAATCGAACTGGACATTTCATAA
- a CDS encoding PTS fructose-like transporter subunit IIB has protein sequence MKILAVTSCPSGVAHTYMSAEALEKEAKARGIEIKIETQGSIGTENKITMDDVKKADVVILTKDMGIKDTDRFAGLPVVKVRVDDLIKHSNTILDKVEAFLKDRKES, from the coding sequence ATGAAAATTTTGGCGGTAACATCCTGCCCGTCGGGAGTAGCGCATACTTATATGTCTGCGGAAGCACTGGAAAAAGAAGCAAAGGCCAGGGGCATAGAAATTAAGATTGAAACACAGGGTTCCATTGGAACAGAAAATAAAATTACGATGGACGATGTGAAAAAAGCGGATGTTGTGATTCTTACGAAAGATATGGGGATAAAGGATACCGATCGATTTGCCGGTCTGCCTGTCGTTAAGGTCAGGGTTGACGACCTGATTAAGCATTCAAATACAATATTGGATAAAGTTGAAGCATTTTTAAAAGACAGAAAAGAATCGTAA
- the ptsP gene encoding phosphoenolpyruvate--protein phosphotransferase, giving the protein MEKGIGVSKGIELGRALVYQTKPIKPEERIITTNDVKKEKKRVDEAITAAVAELEQMLDKIDRAVNPTSADLLEIHIELSRDPLFLEKIYHYIEFSLNSAPDAVLRASGEMAASFEALEDKYYAARSGDIRDIGNRIAGILLGVRRVNLSSLPGDVIIFANDLTPSETIAMDRKHVLGFLTRIGSPTSHTAILAKSMEIPAIVGAVCGSVSDGDFVIIDGSSGEYFVNPDEELIQKYTRKRLAFRENLARLKKLRNLPAVTPDGRKVEIVINIAQPLEANKIEPAGAQGVGLFRTEFLYMNSTSAPDEESQFEAYREAAMRANGKPVIIRTLDIGGDKRLSYLAMPKEENPFLGYRAIRFCLDNPEIFKTQLRAILRASAYGDLRIMFPMICAMSELRRAKQLLQECKTELTTEGQDYNNHIKTGMMVEIPSAAAAADVFAGEADFFSIGTNDLCQYTLAVDRMNQKIANLYTPFNPGVLRLLRNIVTEGHRAGIPVGMCGEMASDPMAAVLLLGMGLDEFSVSASNVPYVKDVIRKTAFSRAKELYEHVMTLSSSIEIKKYLEENINAN; this is encoded by the coding sequence ATGGAAAAAGGAATCGGTGTTTCAAAAGGAATCGAACTTGGCCGGGCGCTGGTCTATCAGACAAAGCCCATTAAACCCGAAGAAAGAATCATTACCACCAATGACGTGAAAAAAGAAAAAAAGAGGGTTGACGAAGCAATTACAGCGGCCGTGGCGGAATTGGAGCAGATGCTTGACAAAATCGACAGAGCGGTCAATCCAACTTCTGCGGATTTGCTTGAAATCCATATTGAGCTCAGCCGAGATCCCTTATTTTTGGAAAAGATCTATCATTATATCGAATTTTCGTTAAACAGCGCCCCTGACGCCGTTCTGCGCGCCTCCGGTGAAATGGCCGCTTCATTTGAGGCGTTGGAGGATAAATATTACGCCGCCCGTTCAGGCGATATTCGAGATATCGGTAACAGGATTGCGGGTATCCTGCTTGGTGTCCGGAGGGTGAATCTTTCCAGCCTTCCGGGTGACGTTATCATCTTCGCAAATGACCTGACCCCCAGCGAAACCATTGCCATGGACAGAAAACATGTTTTGGGTTTCTTAACCCGGATTGGCTCCCCTACCTCACATACTGCCATTTTAGCCAAAAGCATGGAGATTCCAGCTATCGTCGGTGCAGTGTGCGGAAGTGTTTCCGATGGCGATTTTGTTATTATCGACGGAAGTTCCGGAGAATATTTTGTCAATCCGGATGAAGAGCTGATTCAGAAATATACCCGAAAACGACTTGCATTCCGGGAAAACCTTGCCCGCCTGAAAAAGCTGCGGAATTTGCCCGCAGTGACGCCGGATGGCCGCAAAGTGGAAATCGTAATTAATATTGCGCAGCCGCTGGAAGCCAATAAAATTGAACCTGCCGGCGCGCAGGGTGTCGGCCTGTTTCGCACGGAGTTCCTATACATGAATTCCACGAGCGCACCCGACGAGGAGTCTCAATTTGAGGCTTACCGCGAGGCCGCCATGCGAGCAAATGGAAAACCGGTTATCATTCGAACACTGGATATAGGCGGTGACAAAAGACTCTCCTATCTCGCTATGCCCAAGGAAGAAAATCCATTTTTGGGATACCGGGCCATCCGTTTCTGTCTTGATAATCCCGAAATTTTTAAAACGCAGCTTCGTGCCATTCTTCGGGCATCCGCCTATGGTGATCTGCGGATTATGTTCCCGATGATTTGCGCGATGAGTGAACTACGCCGAGCGAAACAGTTACTCCAAGAATGCAAAACAGAACTTACAACAGAAGGCCAGGATTACAACAATCATATCAAAACAGGCATGATGGTGGAAATTCCATCCGCTGCTGCCGCCGCTGACGTTTTTGCAGGAGAGGCAGACTTTTTCTCCATAGGTACCAATGACCTTTGCCAGTACACGCTGGCGGTCGACCGAATGAATCAGAAGATTGCCAATCTCTATACGCCCTTTAACCCGGGGGTACTGCGTCTGTTGCGTAATATCGTTACGGAGGGACATAGGGCAGGCATCCCCGTCGGCATGTGTGGCGAGATGGCATCCGACCCAATGGCGGCGGTACTTTTGCTGGGCATGGGCCTTGATGAATTTTCTGTGAGCGCCTCCAATGTGCCTTATGTAAAAGATGTCATCAGAAAAACAGCGTTTTCCAGGGCGAAAGAATTGTATGAGCATGTAATGACGCTTTCAAGCTCAATTGAAATCAAAAAGTATCTGGAGGAAAATATCAATGCTAACTAA
- a CDS encoding HPr family phosphocarrier protein — protein MLTKEFTVLAAEGLHARPASALLKVIKKYHSAVTLIKGDVKADAHSILGILSMQVSYNSKITIRVEGEDEADLMDSLIQFFEKDILAL, from the coding sequence ATGCTAACTAAAGAATTTACTGTTCTCGCCGCAGAAGGGTTACATGCCCGTCCAGCATCAGCCTTACTTAAGGTGATAAAGAAATACCATTCTGCCGTAACCCTTATAAAGGGTGATGTGAAAGCAGACGCCCACAGCATATTGGGCATTTTGTCCATGCAGGTCAGCTACAACTCAAAAATCACCATCCGGGTTGAAGGGGAAGATGAAGCCGATCTGATGGATTCTTTGATCCAATTTTTTGAGAAAGATATTCTTGCGTTGTAA
- a CDS encoding fructose-6-phosphate aldolase — MEFLFDSANLDAIKKYSAIFPISGITSNPSILKAEGKIDVFPHMRKIRQIIGEAKTLHMQVIAETCDEILADAHAILQHVDQKVYIKVPTTEEGLKAMRILKTEGVGVTATAIYSKLQGFMAIAAGVDFIAPYYNRMENMDIDSCATISAFRQMIDENKASTKILAASFKNTAQVTSALQAGAHTVTVQPALLHEAFGMAAIKKAVDDFHTDWKNTQGDIPLSELE; from the coding sequence ATGGAATTTCTATTCGACAGTGCAAATTTAGACGCTATAAAAAAATACAGCGCCATTTTTCCGATTTCGGGGATAACCAGTAATCCGAGCATCCTGAAAGCAGAAGGGAAAATTGACGTGTTCCCGCATATGCGTAAAATCCGTCAGATAATCGGTGAAGCCAAGACCTTGCATATGCAGGTGATTGCAGAGACCTGCGATGAAATCCTTGCGGATGCGCATGCGATTCTCCAACATGTCGACCAAAAGGTATACATTAAGGTGCCGACTACGGAAGAAGGTCTTAAGGCAATGCGGATACTAAAAACGGAAGGCGTGGGGGTGACCGCTACTGCCATCTATAGTAAATTACAAGGCTTTATGGCAATCGCCGCCGGAGTGGATTTCATAGCTCCCTATTATAACCGAATGGAAAACATGGATATTGATTCCTGTGCAACAATCTCAGCGTTTCGCCAAATGATTGATGAAAATAAGGCTTCTACTAAAATTCTGGCCGCCAGCTTTAAAAACACAGCACAAGTTACAAGTGCTCTGCAGGCCGGCGCCCATACGGTTACCGTACAACCTGCCCTGTTACATGAGGCATTTGGAATGGCCGCCATTAAAAAAGCTGTCGATGATTTCCATACGGACTGGAAAAACACGCAGGGGGATATCCCGCTTAGCGAGTTAGAATAA
- a CDS encoding DeoR/GlpR family DNA-binding transcription regulator translates to MFVQERQDAILSIVNENGKVLVKDLSQQFDVTEDCIRKDLAVLEKKSLLKRAYGGAVSIRINSHQGDVAQRRNEYIQEKRVLAHKALTLIKERDTIFLDISTANVELAKLLIEQNMNVTVVTNMVDVIIALSAPCNVSLFFIGGSFNRGRDGFIGSSSIGQISQLRCDLAFMGTVGVDSFNDSVYTYVPDDGLTKKAILRVSRQAYLLVEKRKFNMEGNFKYAELEDFQGLIIDDTPDAAILEKLKHYEIEVL, encoded by the coding sequence CAGCAATTTGATGTTACAGAAGATTGCATCCGTAAAGATTTAGCTGTTTTAGAGAAAAAGAGTTTACTCAAACGAGCTTATGGCGGAGCTGTTTCTATAAGAATCAACTCACATCAAGGCGATGTGGCTCAGCGAAGAAATGAATATATTCAGGAAAAGCGTGTGCTGGCACATAAGGCTTTAACACTCATTAAAGAAAGGGATACCATATTTTTAGATATTTCTACTGCTAACGTTGAATTGGCTAAGCTTTTAATAGAACAAAATATGAATGTTACGGTCGTTACTAATATGGTTGATGTGATCATTGCACTCTCTGCCCCATGTAACGTTAGCTTGTTTTTTATTGGAGGATCTTTCAATCGTGGAAGAGATGGTTTTATCGGCAGCTCATCTATTGGGCAGATTTCTCAATTACGCTGTGATTTGGCTTTCATGGGAACTGTAGGGGTTGATTCCTTCAACGATTCTGTTTACACATATGTTCCCGATGATGGTCTCACCAAAAAAGCAATTCTTCGTGTTAGCCGTCAAGCTTACTTATTGGTTGAAAAGCGCAAATTCAATATGGAGGGAAATTTTAAATACGCCGAATTGGAGGACTTCCAAGGTTTGATAATAGACGACACTCCAGATGCTGCCATTCTTGAAAAACTGAAGCATTATGAAATTGAAGTTTTATGA